Genomic segment of Drosophila takahashii strain IR98-3 E-12201 chromosome X, DtakHiC1v2, whole genome shotgun sequence:
CCACTTCCTGACAGGACACAGATGTTGCCGCGGCGGTGCGAGTGAGATGGATAGCCCAACTCGCGTTGTAATTAACATTAATTTCGTATAAACTTTGgcacattgcgtatacgccatgtgtgtgtgcatggtCTTTTCAATTGTCTGTCACTCGCAGTAATATTATCGCACAGCCTGCGCTGAGCGTAAATTTCTTCAATTTCATTTCactaatatattaaaaatattaaacttattatttttacataataccagaaaaataccagaaatatgaatataaagtttaaattgcttaaaatattattttattattttgtgttaCTCTGCCAGTTTATCTCTCAGTGCAGAGGTGATACTAGATTGTCGTAGCACACAAATTGACTGCGAGCCCAATTGTTTTACACATTGTTGTCTGGATTGTTGTTaagacagcagcaacagcagggaaatggaaatggggaaTCTTTATGCTGTGCATATGAGCTCTGTGAACCTGATGCTTAACCCCCTGCTGCCCTGAGGGGTTTTCTGTGCGTGTGCAAagtcaaagtttaatttttctcaATTAACCCTTCAAAATCCATGTCTTTTTTGACTCTCTGACTAATATGTCTTCCCTCTTTTCGTTTCAGGTGAGTTTTGCCACCGATGATGGGTTAATTTCCCCCCGCTGGCTGTCAAATTGTGAAAACTCAATTAAAGCAAAGGGGTAAGGGTAAGCAATGGAAATCCGTCTTAAAGATGTCAGCAAAGCCAAGGGATACAAGGGCTTTGCCTTGTTTGCTATTTGCGGTTGGCTGCACTCTCAACTGACAATTGCAGCTCAAAAGCTCGCAAAAGGAAAAGCAACAGACGATAAACGATACACGAGATAGAGGAAATGCAAGGAAAACCTGGGGAAATTTGGGGGAGAGGAAGGTGCTATTTTCCACTCCAAACTAATAAGTAAAGGCAAAGTAAACGGGAGAAAGCCATAAACAAATGGCGCATGCACGTGACTTAACTCGTTTCTTTTATTGCTCACTGGCAggaaaaaagtagaaaattcaaacattttaagcttaaatccatttttatacattttaaatatgaacaTTTTCCACAAAACTTGGTCCAAACATAGTTTGTTATACCTTGCTGAACTGGTTATTAAATCCCCAATCGATTTGCATTAAAatctataacttttaaatttctgccaaatttcgcaaaaaatcatgataaaaaatggaaaaattgatcaaaaaaattaatttctcagATAGTGATaaggatcgttagtttaggtcgtaatctgttcaaaacagtcggtctttTAGCTGTGGACCCTGTTTTGACCAAATAGTGATTGAAAAACCTtacaaaatttacaaaaaaaggtcttaaaaatattttttaattttccaagctccttgtttatttttgtatattaaaaaacctccaactttttatggtttttctaCTGCCATAGACCGCACGTCCTCTGTCGATTTGGGCGGCAAATGgaaagggggcgtggtcgCAGGGAGTTCATGCTCTCTCTCTTTGCCCTCCCTTTAcccttttagtttttctttccCCTTAGTTGCATTTCACTGCTTTGCAGAGGGAACTTgagttttgtttgtattttgctTTGTCTTGTATGTTGACACATTTTCCTTTCGCATTTTCATTTTGCACTATatatttgtgtgtttgtgaaaCCGGAAGTTACAAATGCAACAAAATGTTCTCCTCAGAGTTTTTATGTCATTGTCTCACTTGCagactaaaaaaaaactagaaataaaattatttttaaatatattatttaatttaaaagcaacCTGGGAGATTTAAGTCTATAAATCATTTGAACCCCTTCTCACAAGTCAGCCCAGTATGATTTAATTTTGAGAGTCGAACACATCGAGTGACACACGAAAATTCCCAAACAAATCCGTAGTTCACAACGTTTTTCGAAAAGTATTATATCTTACACATCAAATAACTCAAAGAATGGAGAGCGACGAAGGCGTGGCCGAGCGCCCATCCACATCGGGGGCCTCATCAGTGACTAAAGAGGCCGGATGCCTGGGCTATGCCCAGTCGGAGTACTCGCTGGACACCCACGGATCCTCGCTGGACCATCGTCTTGGCCTGGAGAGCGAGAACGACGGGAATGCCACCGACGAGGAGGTAGAGATCTGCATAACCCGGCTGAACTTCCTGCCCGATCGGGCCAGACGCCTCTATATGGACTGCAAGCTCTCGCTGCCGCTGGCGGGCGGAAGTGTACCGATGCGCGGCGGGGCGGAGGCGGCCACTTCCGCTTCCGCCGTTTCCGGCGAGAGCAACAGTTCGCCGGAAGTGCGCTACGAGCGGCTGAGGAGCACGGCGGCCGAAACCCAGAAGTACTGGCGCCTCCAGAAGCTGGCCTTCGCCTGTCCCCTCGGCGcaagctgctgctgcgatgTGGTCCACAATCCGGGCAATCTCCTGAGTCACTGCCTCACCTCGCACGAGGACATCATCAGCATGGAAATGAAAGCCAAGGAGGCAAAGAGCTTCAAGATCGCTGGCAAAACGCTGCCGGAAATGCGGAGGGATCGAAGTCAATGCGTCGGTCTGCTGATCTACGAGAGTGGCCGCCAGGTGGCGCTCAACTCGCACCTGCCGCGAATCTACTCGGACTGGGAGTGCCGCCTGCccctgctgctgatgctgtgGAAGACCTCGTGGGACTCGATGCCCGGCGGACCGCGGGTCACCCATCTGTACATTTTGTGGCTGCTCTGCCCGCAGGCTCAGCCCGCTTTGAAGGTCAGCGTGGAAACGGCGGCTGAAATGCCCGGTCTGCCGCGTCGCCAGGTGATCCACACCTGTTCCAATCCGGAGATTATCGAAAAGTGCGATCTGCTCTCCGACAGTCCGCTCTTCATGCGATTCACCCATCGCGAAATGAAGGAGTACACCGAGGACTACACGCAGGACATCGAGCTGCAGTTCACCATTCACGAGGACGAGGCTAGCAGTTTGCCGGAATTACCGAAGGAGACGGGTTCGGGTTCCGAGGATCCAGAGGAAACCACTCTGGAGATCGAAGTGATTGCCGACGTTGAGGTGCTGCAAAGTGAGGAGACGTCCAAGGAGGAGTTTTCAATGGAGAAAACCGAAGATCCCGATGAATTAACCGAACTGTCTAACTGAAAATTCTCTCGAGTTTTGCCAAATTTTTCGTCATACCTTGGATATGTTGTCAACAATCATTTTAAGCCCATTTTACACTTGAgaacttgtatattttaaattaaatccaaaATTAATTCAGTACGCTAAAGTggtgtttatattttatttatttttttaattaacataatttaaataatttaattagctAGGTCGATAAAAATCGCTTCACTCTGCCTAATTATGGGGTGGCAACTCTAAtgataaattcaattaaaaagaaaattgcatAAACTGCAATTAATTTGGAAAGTTCTCTCTAAACAACGGTTGACTTGTCCAATTATTTAGTTACAAATTGTTTGCAAAATGCCATTAAATCAGCTCTTTGAGCGAACAAACTTCTTGtgcatttttttgaaaaatacctactaaaaaaagaaagtgcaacaaacacaaactataattttgtgtaatttttagtaaattcTCTCCACCGACAGACTGACagcttaatttaattattcttgAACACAAATGTGTTGTGGCAAACTCGCCCACTTAACCcactgtgtgtgtttgtgtgtgtttgcttgGCCAAAAAGCTGTTCTGTTCGCTGGAAATTTTTCGCTTAAGTCGCAGAGTATGCAACATGTTTGCCAAGGGGCGTCGACTGAGAGGGGGGTTCTTGGTGTCCAGGTCGTTGGCAGCCATTAGCACAAATGTCGTCgcaaaaagggggcggggcgtGGGCAGTGGGCAGTAACTGCATCAACAACTTTTTAACCAACTTGCCAGCCCAGACTAACAAGACCGCAGAAGTTGTGGCCAGGGGCGTAGAAAGGGGAATTGGGGGGGTGGGAAAGTAGGAAAAGGGGCGGCAAACTAACTAACTCGATGCTTTCGCCTGCCACTTGTAATGTACCGTTATTGTTGCAACAACATGGGCGGTGGTAGCAGAGGGGGCAGAGTGGGGGGGCAGGAGATTTTTGGCTGCTTTGTCcgcgaaatattttttttcggttgcacaaaaaaaatgtaagctcAACTTCAGCTGCAGAGATTTTTCGGTCAGCGTTAATGCAGCAGTGTTAACCCCTAAAAGCCCCCTCCCTTTCGCCTATATATCCTCTAAAGGACGCTGAACGCTTTATGGCCAAAGC
This window contains:
- the LOC108062290 gene encoding uncharacterized protein yields the protein MESDEGVAERPSTSGASSVTKEAGCLGYAQSEYSLDTHGSSLDHRLGLESENDGNATDEEVEICITRLNFLPDRARRLYMDCKLSLPLAGGSVPMRGGAEAATSASAVSGESNSSPEVRYERLRSTAAETQKYWRLQKLAFACPLGASCCCDVVHNPGNLLSHCLTSHEDIISMEMKAKEAKSFKIAGKTLPEMRRDRSQCVGLLIYESGRQVALNSHLPRIYSDWECRLPLLLMLWKTSWDSMPGGPRVTHLYILWLLCPQAQPALKVSVETAAEMPGLPRRQVIHTCSNPEIIEKCDLLSDSPLFMRFTHREMKEYTEDYTQDIELQFTIHEDEASSLPELPKETGSGSEDPEETTLEIEVIADVEVLQSEETSKEEFSMEKTEDPDELTELSN